The Gemmatimonadota bacterium genome has a segment encoding these proteins:
- the dapF gene encoding diaminopimelate epimerase: MSVVFFKVTGSGNDFVMLDGRVNSPADWDAARIQSICDRRDGVGADGLVFVTPEATPDTIRMTFFNSDGSRAAMCGNAALCSTRLAARLEMADPAGMTLVTDAGTYQTRCVGPGHLAELHLADAPVPAPIGIPVVEGERAMLFGTIGVPHLVTVVADVRSVDLETRGRFLRNDPATGPAGANANFVSRISGSTGAGTGSRNPAEPTWAIRTFERGVEGETLACGTGTVAAALALAVSGEDQLPLRFRSGGGRVLTVQATVGDDGVAREVWLCGEGRIVARGVWEG, translated from the coding sequence ATGAGCGTCGTCTTCTTCAAGGTGACCGGGTCCGGCAACGACTTCGTGATGCTCGATGGCCGGGTCAACTCTCCGGCCGACTGGGACGCCGCCAGGATCCAGTCGATCTGCGATCGGCGCGACGGGGTCGGGGCCGACGGGCTCGTTTTCGTGACGCCGGAGGCGACCCCGGACACCATCCGGATGACCTTCTTCAATAGCGATGGCAGCCGGGCCGCGATGTGCGGCAACGCCGCGCTCTGTTCCACCCGACTCGCCGCTCGGCTCGAGATGGCAGACCCCGCAGGGATGACCCTGGTCACCGACGCCGGCACCTACCAGACCCGCTGTGTCGGGCCGGGGCACCTTGCCGAACTGCATCTCGCCGATGCTCCCGTGCCGGCCCCGATCGGGATCCCGGTCGTCGAAGGAGAACGGGCGATGTTGTTCGGGACCATCGGGGTGCCGCACCTCGTCACGGTGGTTGCCGACGTCCGGTCAGTCGACCTCGAGACCCGAGGCCGATTCCTCCGGAACGATCCCGCGACCGGACCGGCCGGTGCGAATGCCAACTTCGTCAGTCGGATATCAGGTTCCACTGGAGCTGGAACCGGCAGCCGGAACCCGGCTGAACCGACCTGGGCGATCCGGACCTTCGAACGCGGCGTCGAGGGTGAGACGCTCGCGTGCGGTACGGGGACGGTGGCGGCGGCACTCGCACTGGCGGTCTCAGGTGAAGATCAGCTGCCGCTCCGGTTCCGCTCCGGCGGGGGTCGGGTGCTCACGGTCCAGGCGACGGTCGGTGACGATGGGGTGGCGCGCGAAGTCTGGCTCTGTGGTGAAGGGCGGATTGTGGCGCGTGGGGTGTGGGAGGGTTGA
- a CDS encoding glycosyltransferase yields the protein MRVVFLTHNYPRHPGDVAGAFLHPLALALRARGVDVRVVAPSDAGRGGQDLIDGVPVRRVRYADASQESFAYTGTMASAIRTPQGLRALAGMIRALRKGAREELTGAAEALVHAHWWIPAGLAAPPEARLVLTCHGSDARLLQRGRVVRWLARTPFRRARVVTTVSRELATVINESTPARVADDAVQPMPVAGVDRPWSSGGGGIVVLGRLVEQKRVHLALDAFALARTQGLALPLTIAGDGAARAALRVQAGGLALGDAVRFLGEVAPSDVPLLLATADLALMPAVGEGFGLAAAEALMQGIPVIACTDGGGLLDVVSTSGAGRVVAPSARAMATAMHELLADPNARQDARTAGARWRERLSPEFVAERCLGWYRSALDA from the coding sequence ATGCGGGTCGTCTTTCTGACGCACAACTACCCGCGCCACCCGGGCGATGTTGCCGGGGCTTTCCTGCACCCGCTCGCGCTGGCCTTGCGGGCCCGTGGAGTGGACGTGCGAGTCGTGGCGCCGAGCGATGCCGGACGGGGTGGGCAGGATCTGATCGACGGGGTGCCGGTGCGGCGCGTACGTTACGCCGATGCCTCCCAGGAATCGTTTGCCTACACCGGCACGATGGCGAGCGCGATTCGCACGCCGCAGGGATTGCGGGCGTTGGCTGGAATGATCCGTGCGCTGCGTAAGGGCGCGCGCGAGGAGTTGACCGGAGCCGCTGAAGCGCTGGTCCACGCGCACTGGTGGATTCCGGCCGGGCTCGCCGCTCCACCCGAAGCGCGGCTGGTGCTCACGTGCCACGGAAGCGATGCGCGACTGCTGCAACGGGGCAGGGTCGTGCGCTGGCTCGCCCGGACGCCGTTTCGCCGCGCAAGGGTCGTGACAACGGTCTCACGCGAGCTTGCAACGGTGATCAACGAGAGCACTCCCGCGCGGGTTGCCGACGACGCCGTTCAGCCGATGCCGGTCGCCGGCGTCGATCGACCGTGGAGCAGTGGCGGGGGTGGAATCGTGGTGTTGGGACGGCTGGTCGAGCAGAAGCGAGTCCATCTCGCCCTCGACGCGTTCGCATTGGCCCGCACGCAGGGGCTGGCGTTGCCCCTCACGATCGCTGGCGATGGCGCGGCTCGCGCCGCCCTGCGGGTGCAGGCGGGCGGGCTCGCGCTCGGCGATGCCGTCCGCTTCCTCGGTGAGGTGGCGCCGTCCGACGTTCCGTTGTTGTTGGCAACGGCCGACCTCGCCCTGATGCCGGCAGTCGGGGAAGGGTTCGGGCTGGCGGCGGCTGAAGCACTGATGCAAGGCATACCGGTCATCGCCTGTACCGATGGCGGCGGGCTCCTTGATGTGGTGTCGACGTCGGGAGCGGGGCGAGTCGTCGCTCCCTCGGCCCGCGCCATGGCCACGGCGATGCACGAATTGCTGGCTGACCCGAATGCACGGCAGGATGCTCGCACTGCAGGCGCACGCTGGCGGGAACGCCTCTCCCCTGAATTCGTGGCCGAGCGTTGTCTCGGCTGGTACCGGAGCGCACTCGATGCTTAA
- a CDS encoding response regulator, with protein MAPEKEKVNILLVDDQPGKLLAYEAMLAPLGETLIRANSGREALEELLRTDITVVLMDVSMPELDGFELAEIIREHPRYRKTAIIFVSAVHLSDLDRLKAYASGAVDYLSVPVIPEILRAKVSVFVELYRKTREWERLNEELERRVRERTAELEASMVTQVDLSERLRQADHRKDEFLASLAHELRNPLAPIRNAIEILNKKPAADPESVWCREVLNRQSAQLIRLVDDLLDVSRITHGKIKLKPVRLELAEVLEQAIEASQPLIDAHRHTLAVTLGDDPVPVDGDPARLIQVFGNLLNNAAKYQEDHGRIELDMRLKGDTAIVTVRDRGVGIPPELLSQIFELFAQGERAPDRAAGGLGVGLSLVKSLVEMHGGRVVARSDGPGHGAEFSVHLPIAVAAPAEIEGPARAGGPAQRSSRRILLVDDNHDAADSLAMILRLSGHDVSVAHDGPRALEIASAEQPAFVLLDIGLPGMDGYEVCRRLRDLGLTEARIIAMTGYGQDRDRQRSQDAGFDLHTVKPVEIHGLMSILAEG; from the coding sequence ATGGCCCCCGAGAAGGAAAAGGTGAACATCCTGCTGGTCGACGACCAGCCGGGGAAGCTCCTCGCGTATGAGGCGATGCTCGCGCCGCTGGGGGAAACGCTGATTCGCGCCAATTCCGGACGTGAAGCGCTCGAAGAGCTCTTGCGAACCGACATCACCGTCGTGCTGATGGACGTGAGCATGCCGGAGCTCGACGGTTTCGAGCTGGCAGAGATCATTCGCGAACACCCGCGATACCGCAAGACAGCGATCATCTTTGTCTCCGCTGTGCACCTCAGCGATCTTGACCGCCTCAAGGCGTATGCGTCGGGGGCGGTCGACTACCTCTCCGTGCCGGTGATTCCGGAGATCCTGCGTGCCAAGGTCAGCGTCTTCGTCGAGCTCTATCGGAAGACACGCGAGTGGGAGCGACTGAACGAAGAGCTGGAGCGCCGGGTGCGCGAACGCACGGCGGAGCTTGAGGCATCGATGGTGACGCAGGTCGATCTCTCCGAGCGCCTTCGCCAGGCCGACCATCGCAAGGACGAGTTCCTGGCATCGCTCGCGCATGAGTTGCGCAACCCGCTCGCCCCGATTCGCAACGCGATCGAGATCCTGAACAAGAAGCCGGCGGCCGATCCGGAGTCGGTCTGGTGCAGGGAAGTGCTGAATCGGCAATCGGCACAGTTGATCCGTCTGGTGGATGACCTCCTCGACGTCTCGCGCATCACCCACGGGAAGATCAAGCTGAAGCCGGTCCGCCTTGAGCTTGCCGAAGTCCTCGAACAGGCGATCGAGGCGAGCCAGCCGCTGATTGACGCGCACCGCCACACCCTCGCGGTCACCCTCGGTGACGATCCGGTCCCGGTCGACGGCGATCCAGCCAGGCTGATCCAGGTGTTCGGGAACCTGTTGAACAATGCGGCGAAGTATCAGGAAGACCACGGCCGGATCGAGCTGGATATGCGACTCAAGGGGGACACGGCCATCGTGACCGTACGGGACCGCGGCGTCGGAATCCCGCCCGAATTGCTGTCGCAGATTTTCGAGTTGTTCGCGCAAGGCGAGCGCGCTCCTGACCGGGCCGCTGGCGGCCTCGGCGTGGGCTTGTCGCTGGTGAAGTCGCTGGTCGAGATGCACGGCGGGCGGGTCGTGGCCCGAAGCGACGGACCGGGGCACGGAGCTGAATTCAGTGTGCACCTGCCGATCGCCGTGGCCGCGCCGGCGGAGATCGAAGGACCGGCGCGCGCCGGTGGGCCCGCCCAACGTTCATCGCGTCGGATTCTTCTCGTCGACGATAACCACGACGCCGCGGACAGTCTCGCGATGATCCTGCGCCTCAGTGGTCACGACGTGTCGGTGGCGCACGACGGACCCCGCGCGCTCGAAATCGCCTCAGCGGAGCAACCGGCGTTTGTGCTTCTCGATATCGGGCTTCCCGGGATGGACGGCTACGAGGTCTGCCGCCGACTCCGCGATCTCGGCCTGACGGAGGCCCGGATTATTGCCATGACCGGCTATGGCCAGGACCGGGACCGGCAACGATCCCAGGACGCCGGGTTCGACCTCCACACGGTGAAGCCGGTGGAGATCCATGGCCTGATGTCGATCCTCGCTGAGGGGTAG
- the rpoN gene encoding RNA polymerase factor sigma-54 — MKTGLHQQQGLRQELRINPRLYQAMDMLYMPMLDLQQHLQQELLNNPFLELEEPEEEETPEKTTEQEQEEVKKDDEVDWEEILLNGFEVGGPKEQFEVMDYIEPVSVESRDLADHLRDQLQMLDMTPRMRLLCEELIGNINDDGLLGCPLEVVLESANLWLLSNNPAAKAPEPDEYDPFDIDEEEEGHGQHEAHHTNGAAKLPPGVAIFTPEELDAALVIIQSLDPPGVGARNLRECLLLQLREHGDADTLTYRLVDQAFEDLIAHRWNDLARKFGVGPREAQAAADVLAKCDAKPGLKYADRGDAYITPDLIVDKIEGRYQVFLNDTGVPRLRLSRSYQEIAREKGKMTAENRDFIASRMNSATWMIQAIEQRRQTMLKVMNFIVDRQREFFEKGVEYLRPLTLREVAEVISMHESTVSRVTNEKFVQTPRGVLPLKFFFSSALQTASGEDASARSIRAKLEKMVAEEAAAKPLTDQQIVHLFEEQGIQIARRTVAKYRDQLGILPARMRKRV; from the coding sequence GTGAAGACCGGCCTCCATCAGCAACAGGGCCTCCGGCAGGAGCTGCGGATCAATCCACGCCTCTATCAGGCGATGGATATGCTCTATATGCCGATGCTCGACCTGCAGCAGCATCTGCAACAGGAACTGCTCAACAATCCCTTCCTCGAGCTGGAAGAACCCGAGGAAGAGGAAACGCCGGAGAAGACCACCGAGCAGGAGCAGGAAGAGGTCAAGAAGGACGACGAGGTCGATTGGGAAGAGATCCTGCTCAACGGTTTCGAAGTGGGCGGACCGAAGGAGCAGTTCGAGGTCATGGACTACATCGAGCCGGTGTCGGTCGAGAGTCGCGATCTCGCAGATCATCTGCGCGACCAGCTCCAGATGCTCGACATGACGCCCCGGATGCGGCTCCTCTGTGAAGAGCTCATCGGCAACATCAACGATGACGGCCTGCTGGGCTGCCCCTTGGAGGTGGTCCTCGAATCGGCCAACCTCTGGCTGCTCTCCAACAATCCGGCGGCGAAGGCGCCGGAGCCGGATGAGTATGACCCCTTCGATATCGACGAAGAGGAAGAGGGGCATGGCCAGCACGAGGCGCACCACACCAACGGCGCCGCCAAGCTGCCACCTGGCGTGGCGATCTTCACGCCCGAAGAGCTGGATGCGGCACTCGTCATCATCCAGTCACTCGATCCGCCGGGCGTCGGCGCCCGCAACCTGCGTGAATGCCTGTTGCTCCAGCTGCGCGAGCATGGCGATGCCGACACACTGACCTACCGACTGGTCGATCAGGCGTTCGAAGACCTGATTGCCCATCGCTGGAATGACCTCGCCCGCAAGTTTGGCGTCGGTCCGCGTGAAGCGCAGGCCGCGGCCGACGTGCTGGCCAAATGCGACGCGAAGCCGGGCCTCAAGTACGCCGATCGCGGCGACGCCTACATCACCCCCGACCTGATCGTCGACAAGATCGAGGGCCGATATCAGGTCTTCCTCAACGACACGGGCGTCCCACGACTCCGGCTCTCGCGGTCGTACCAGGAAATCGCGCGAGAAAAGGGGAAGATGACCGCCGAAAATCGCGACTTCATCGCCTCACGGATGAATAGCGCGACCTGGATGATCCAGGCCATCGAACAGCGGCGCCAGACCATGCTGAAGGTGATGAACTTCATCGTCGACCGGCAGCGAGAGTTCTTCGAGAAGGGTGTCGAGTACCTGCGGCCGCTCACCTTGCGTGAGGTCGCCGAGGTGATCTCGATGCACGAATCGACGGTGAGCCGGGTCACCAACGAGAAGTTCGTCCAGACTCCGCGCGGTGTGTTGCCGCTGAAGTTCTTCTTCTCCAGCGCCCTGCAGACGGCATCTGGTGAAGATGCTTCGGCGCGCTCGATCCGCGCGAAGCTCGAGAAGATGGTTGCCGAGGAAGCCGCGGCGAAGCCGCTGACCGACCAGCAGATCGTGCATCTGTTCGAGGAGCAGGGGATCCAGATCGCTCGCCGCACCGTCGCGAAGTACCGCGATCAACTCGGCATCCTGCCGGCCCGGATGCGGAAGCGGGTATGA
- a CDS encoding glycosyltransferase family 2 protein, producing the protein MNGSAIRVSVLVPAKDEAENLPEFLRQCADALPALGVGFEVVVVNDGSSDDSAGVLTRLSAEYPFLRVVTHRRQRGIADGLRSAGNAASGDVFVFYPADLQYKPEDIPQLVAPILAGQADIVTGTKQGKYEKAFVSTIYNGLCRWLFGVRVTDLNSVKAYRREVMANVPMRPDWHRFMVVIAAADGFRLTSVPVPLYARTAGVSKFTWTRIPIGVLDLISVWFQLRFGRKPMLFFGVAGVLLFSVGFLAGIVALVLRFGFGIGFRPLLNLVETMVICGVVLFGFGFTAELVAGMREEQREFARRLESDRPD; encoded by the coding sequence ATGAACGGAAGCGCCATTCGCGTCTCCGTGCTGGTGCCGGCGAAGGATGAGGCGGAGAACCTCCCGGAATTTCTCCGTCAGTGCGCCGACGCGCTGCCGGCGCTCGGTGTGGGCTTCGAGGTGGTCGTCGTCAATGACGGTTCCAGTGACGACAGCGCCGGTGTGCTCACGCGGCTCTCGGCCGAGTATCCCTTCCTCCGCGTGGTGACGCACCGTCGTCAGCGTGGCATTGCCGATGGGCTGCGCAGCGCAGGCAACGCCGCGTCCGGCGATGTATTCGTTTTCTATCCCGCCGACTTGCAGTACAAGCCGGAGGACATTCCCCAGCTGGTGGCTCCGATTCTCGCCGGGCAGGCCGACATCGTGACCGGCACGAAGCAGGGGAAATACGAGAAGGCCTTCGTCTCGACCATCTACAACGGCCTCTGTCGCTGGCTCTTCGGCGTTCGCGTCACCGACCTCAATTCGGTCAAGGCGTATCGACGCGAGGTGATGGCCAATGTGCCGATGCGCCCTGACTGGCATCGCTTCATGGTCGTGATCGCGGCCGCCGACGGCTTCCGGCTGACATCGGTACCGGTGCCGCTCTACGCGCGGACTGCCGGCGTGTCGAAGTTCACCTGGACGCGCATTCCAATTGGTGTGCTCGACCTCATCTCCGTCTGGTTCCAGTTGCGCTTCGGGCGAAAGCCGATGCTCTTCTTCGGTGTCGCCGGCGTGCTGCTGTTCAGCGTGGGATTCCTTGCGGGCATTGTCGCCCTGGTGCTGCGTTTCGGATTCGGGATCGGCTTCCGACCCTTGCTGAACCTGGTCGAGACGATGGTCATCTGTGGCGTGGTGCTGTTCGGCTTCGGGTTCACGGCCGAACTCGTGGCCGGGATGCGCGAAGAGCAGCGTGAGTTCGCGCGTCGGCTCGAGTCCGATCGGCCCGACTGA
- a CDS encoding tetratricopeptide repeat protein, translated as MSAHFGLAKALLTTGSMATTVEPTPMTASGDSNDTPFFTPQRIRQFGIAGAVVLVIALVAWFAITAGKRKEAFAARELEVGRSMAEQGNLGGAVEQFNKVSKSYSGTSAAYDATLGIAQARLVNGQQELAIASLLDFIKTNPPANYASPANSLLGTAYENTGKYAEAAAAYRKAADLSTLDYLKATALLDQGRALRLAGKKDEAVTVYKEILTKFAETSAKTEAQVRLSELTLGQS; from the coding sequence ATGTCAGCCCATTTCGGGCTGGCCAAGGCCCTTCTCACGACAGGCAGCATGGCGACCACTGTGGAACCGACTCCGATGACCGCCTCCGGCGACAGCAACGACACCCCGTTCTTCACCCCCCAGCGGATCCGCCAGTTCGGGATCGCCGGGGCGGTGGTGCTGGTGATCGCCCTGGTGGCGTGGTTCGCCATCACTGCCGGGAAGCGCAAGGAAGCCTTTGCGGCTCGCGAGCTCGAGGTCGGCCGTTCGATGGCCGAGCAGGGGAATCTCGGCGGCGCGGTGGAGCAGTTCAACAAGGTCTCGAAGTCGTACAGCGGCACTTCAGCGGCCTACGACGCCACCCTTGGTATCGCCCAGGCCCGGCTCGTGAACGGTCAGCAGGAGCTCGCGATCGCCTCATTGCTGGACTTCATCAAGACCAATCCGCCGGCCAACTACGCGTCGCCTGCCAACTCGCTGTTGGGGACCGCTTACGAGAACACTGGCAAGTACGCCGAAGCGGCGGCTGCCTATCGCAAGGCGGCCGACCTCTCGACGCTGGATTATCTGAAGGCGACCGCGCTCCTCGACCAGGGCCGGGCGCTCCGCCTCGCCGGGAAGAAGGACGAAGCGGTCACGGTCTACAAGGAAATTCTCACCAAGTTCGCTGAGACTTCCGCGAAGACTGAGGCCCAGGTCCGGTTGTCGGAGCTGACGCTCGGCCAGAGCTGA
- a CDS encoding polyprenol monophosphomannose synthase has product MTPDSRALVVVPTYNERENLPQIVPAILAVDPRLDILVVDDGSPDGTGDLADAMAAADPRVHVLHRASKQGLGRAYLAGFGWALEHEYAMMIEMDADFSHDPKYLLGLLEKIAGADLVLGSRYATGVNVINWPMSRLLLSWFANKYVRWVTGLPLTDATGGFKCFRREVLQAIPLDRVRSNGYAFQVEMSFRAWKKGFRLVELPIVFVDRVEGQSKMNQRIVREAVWMVWWLRFQAIFGRLG; this is encoded by the coding sequence ATGACGCCTGATTCTCGTGCCCTCGTTGTGGTGCCGACCTATAACGAGCGTGAAAACCTGCCGCAGATCGTTCCTGCCATTCTCGCGGTCGACCCGCGGCTGGACATCCTGGTGGTCGACGACGGCTCGCCGGACGGGACCGGCGACCTCGCTGATGCAATGGCCGCTGCCGACCCACGCGTCCATGTCCTCCATCGCGCCTCGAAGCAGGGGCTCGGCCGGGCCTATCTGGCCGGCTTCGGGTGGGCGCTCGAGCACGAGTACGCGATGATGATCGAGATGGACGCCGACTTCTCCCACGACCCGAAGTACCTGCTCGGCCTGCTCGAGAAGATCGCGGGCGCGGACCTGGTCCTGGGATCGCGGTATGCAACGGGGGTCAACGTCATCAACTGGCCGATGTCGCGGCTGCTGCTGTCATGGTTCGCCAACAAGTACGTCCGCTGGGTCACCGGGTTGCCACTCACCGACGCCACCGGCGGCTTCAAGTGCTTCCGGCGCGAAGTGCTGCAGGCGATCCCGCTCGACCGGGTCCGGTCCAACGGCTATGCCTTCCAGGTCGAGATGAGCTTCCGGGCGTGGAAGAAGGGCTTCCGGCTGGTCGAGCTCCCGATCGTCTTTGTCGACCGGGTCGAGGGGCAGAGCAAGATGAACCAGCGGATCGTGCGCGAGGCGGTCTGGATGGTCTGGTGGCTCCGGTTCCAGGCCATCTTCGGGAGGCTCGGATGA
- a CDS encoding TonB-dependent receptor translates to MTLALLTLAALLNTPSHAPADSLVGRVTDSRGRPLAHAAVRIPQLRRLAETDANGRFRFADVPLGRWTVSVTDIGYAPGTSTVDLTRNSSRFEFRLTEAPVELPTLVSTGTPDPLTPLATPLSSSTMESDLLRRSQSVSIARAVENLPGVRSVTTGSQIAKPMIRGLSGQRVLVLDGGHRLEDYSWSDEDGPSLDARLAGRVEVIRGPTSLLYGADAIGGVVNAVPDPLPELGPGGNSWHRISVEQSVASNNAETGTTLRYERGSAGHGFRANVVGRRAASLHTPDGELDNTGFGAVNGDIAWGSRGSRGSFTIRGAHYGGEFRLLEATGPAAAIRLRPEAEEEGPVRKARDERLQLDALRLAGAWRLEANAQFQQHSLVEVSDDANPAAGAGKETVAFDLLLNTLTAGLSAHRTIAGHLLTTVGVSALHQTNDTRGPIALVPAGTTNNAAGFAVVEHRTTRWSMLAGLRGDRSSLDADANSSLSSAGERRNFHALTGNFGVVFRPVDGWSISANAGRGWRAPNLFELYSNGPKLSEARYEIGEPLLVTESANNLEASIRWQRPRLRGEITGYRNSIDNYIFITPTGANAGGLAVYRYRQTDARLTGGEASLEVDPIASLTVRARVDGVRTLDRTNDTPLPLTPPVRTLVGVEWHAPAFGWAGRAHLGADLIGVARQDRLGSYDLPTAGYSLLEISAGFDRAVLGRSLSMELTIHNATNTSYRDFLSRYKAFALNPGRDIVLRLATTL, encoded by the coding sequence ATGACTCTCGCGCTCCTCACCCTCGCCGCGCTCCTCAATACCCCCTCACACGCCCCAGCCGACTCCCTGGTGGGCCGAGTCACCGACTCGCGAGGCCGTCCGCTGGCGCATGCGGCGGTCCGGATTCCGCAGCTTCGGCGACTCGCCGAGACCGACGCGAACGGTCGTTTCCGCTTCGCGGACGTTCCCCTGGGTCGCTGGACGGTGAGCGTGACCGACATCGGTTATGCCCCTGGTACCAGTACGGTCGACCTCACCCGGAACTCCTCCCGGTTCGAATTCCGGCTGACCGAGGCGCCGGTCGAGCTGCCGACCCTGGTCTCCACCGGGACCCCCGACCCGCTCACACCACTGGCGACTCCGCTCTCCTCGTCGACCATGGAGTCCGACCTCCTGCGCCGGAGCCAGAGCGTCTCGATCGCCCGGGCGGTCGAGAACCTCCCCGGAGTCCGGAGCGTGACCACCGGAAGCCAGATCGCGAAACCGATGATCCGGGGCCTGAGCGGGCAAAGGGTCCTCGTCCTCGATGGTGGCCACCGGCTGGAGGACTATTCCTGGAGTGATGAGGATGGCCCATCTCTCGACGCCCGGCTCGCCGGCCGGGTCGAGGTGATCCGGGGGCCGACCTCGCTCCTCTATGGCGCCGACGCCATCGGAGGGGTCGTGAACGCGGTTCCCGACCCCCTCCCGGAACTTGGCCCCGGAGGCAACAGCTGGCATCGGATCTCGGTGGAGCAGTCGGTCGCGTCGAACAACGCCGAAACGGGGACGACGCTGCGGTACGAGCGTGGGTCGGCCGGGCACGGATTCCGGGCGAATGTGGTCGGCCGCCGGGCGGCTTCCCTCCATACCCCCGATGGCGAGCTCGATAACACCGGCTTCGGCGCCGTCAACGGCGACATCGCCTGGGGGAGCCGCGGATCACGTGGGTCCTTCACCATCCGCGGGGCCCACTACGGCGGCGAGTTCCGGTTGCTCGAGGCGACCGGGCCGGCAGCGGCCATCCGGCTCCGCCCGGAGGCAGAGGAAGAAGGACCGGTCCGGAAGGCGCGCGATGAACGGCTGCAGCTCGATGCCCTTCGCCTCGCCGGCGCCTGGCGCCTCGAAGCCAATGCGCAGTTCCAGCAGCACTCGCTGGTCGAGGTCTCGGACGACGCCAACCCGGCCGCGGGCGCCGGCAAGGAGACGGTGGCGTTCGACCTGCTGCTGAACACCCTGACCGCCGGCCTCAGCGCGCATCGCACCATCGCGGGACACCTGCTGACCACGGTGGGAGTCAGCGCCTTGCACCAGACCAATGACACCCGTGGCCCGATCGCCCTCGTGCCGGCGGGTACCACGAACAACGCCGCTGGGTTCGCGGTGGTCGAACACCGCACCACCCGATGGAGCATGCTCGCCGGCCTGCGCGGCGATCGCTCATCGCTCGATGCCGACGCCAACAGTTCCCTCTCCTCTGCAGGCGAGCGTCGCAACTTTCACGCGCTGACCGGGAATTTCGGCGTGGTCTTCCGTCCGGTGGACGGCTGGTCGATCAGCGCCAATGCGGGCCGCGGCTGGCGCGCACCAAACCTCTTCGAGCTCTACAGCAACGGTCCCAAGCTCAGCGAAGCCCGGTATGAAATCGGCGAACCGTTGCTCGTGACGGAATCCGCCAACAACCTCGAAGCGTCGATTCGCTGGCAGCGTCCGCGCCTGCGAGGTGAAATCACCGGATATCGCAACAGCATCGACAATTACATCTTCATCACGCCAACCGGCGCCAACGCCGGTGGACTCGCCGTCTACCGCTACCGCCAGACCGATGCCAGGCTCACCGGTGGCGAGGCGTCGCTCGAGGTCGACCCGATCGCCTCACTCACCGTGCGCGCCCGCGTCGACGGCGTGCGCACGCTGGATCGGACCAACGATACCCCGCTGCCACTGACCCCGCCGGTTCGCACGCTCGTGGGCGTGGAGTGGCACGCCCCTGCGTTCGGGTGGGCTGGTCGCGCGCATCTTGGAGCCGACCTGATCGGCGTCGCGCGTCAGGACCGGCTCGGCAGCTACGACCTGCCGACGGCCGGATACTCGCTCCTCGAAATCTCGGCCGGGTTCGATCGCGCCGTGCTGGGCCGGTCACTCTCGATGGAGCTGACCATCCACAACGCCACCAATACCAGCTACCGCGACTTCCTGTCACGCTACAAGGCGTTCGCGCTCAATCCGGGACGCGACATCGTGCTCCGACTTGCCACGACCCTCTGA
- a CDS encoding lysylphosphatidylglycerol synthase domain-containing protein — protein sequence MLKHKWRIAQGALGLVILYFLVIKVIKNWDDFKAQQIQWHFRWEFIIASLLVTWVMYGFLILGWRSVLHGWRQWIRAVDAARIWCLSSLGKYIPGKVWAIAGMAVMAQREGVSGAAATGSAIIMQLVSIATGTILTFALIGTRLLDEMWPGSSLAALALAIVALLAVLALTSPSLTRRIGFVVGRPDAVQPVEPESLAAALFTNFLAWAGYGLALQLLLLGTIENVTLDWATATGAFAASYLVGYLALIVPGGIGVRELVLVLLLKPTIGLGPAGALAVASRLTLTVNELGAALPFLFWRPAKVAAATTNG from the coding sequence ATGCTTAAGCACAAGTGGCGAATCGCGCAGGGCGCCCTCGGCCTCGTGATCCTCTATTTCCTGGTCATCAAGGTCATCAAGAACTGGGATGACTTCAAGGCACAGCAGATCCAGTGGCACTTCCGCTGGGAGTTCATCATCGCATCACTGCTCGTGACCTGGGTGATGTACGGCTTCCTGATCCTCGGCTGGCGCTCGGTGCTGCATGGCTGGCGGCAGTGGATCCGAGCCGTGGATGCCGCGCGGATCTGGTGCCTCTCCTCGCTGGGGAAGTACATCCCGGGGAAGGTCTGGGCGATCGCGGGGATGGCGGTGATGGCGCAACGCGAAGGCGTGTCCGGGGCGGCCGCGACGGGCTCGGCGATCATCATGCAGCTGGTGTCGATCGCGACGGGGACCATCCTCACCTTCGCGCTGATCGGAACACGCCTGCTCGACGAGATGTGGCCCGGTTCGTCATTGGCCGCACTCGCCCTTGCCATCGTCGCGCTGCTCGCCGTACTCGCGCTCACCTCGCCCTCACTCACCCGGCGCATCGGCTTCGTCGTGGGACGGCCAGATGCGGTCCAGCCAGTGGAGCCGGAGTCGCTGGCGGCGGCGCTATTCACGAATTTCCTGGCGTGGGCAGGGTACGGCCTTGCGTTGCAACTGCTGCTCCTCGGCACCATTGAAAACGTCACGCTCGACTGGGCAACGGCAACTGGGGCGTTTGCGGCGTCGTATCTGGTGGGGTATCTCGCGCTGATCGTGCCCGGCGGGATTGGCGTCCGGGAACTCGTCCTGGTCCTGTTGCTCAAGCCCACGATCGGGCTCGGACCTGCGGGCGCGCTCGCTGTCGCCTCCAGACTCACACTTACGGTCAACGAACTCGGCGCGGCGCTGCCATTCCTGTTCTGGCGCCCGGCGAAGGTGGCTGCGGCCACGACCAATGGCTAA